The sequence below is a genomic window from bacterium.
TCCACATCGGCTTTCTCCAGCGCTTCAATGGCCATGCCCACCTGACCGTCCACCAGCTCCACCATCTGCTGTAAAGACGTTTTCAGGCTGTCCATTTCCTGAGTAAAATGATTCTGCATATTTGATGAACCTCAGCCTTATTCAAAGTAATATACTCATGTTTTTCCCTGAAATCAACGAAAACGAGGGAAGGATGGCGCCATCGCCTGCGTCATGCTTGGTTCAGGACGCTTGCTGGTCCCGCCGCGCCGGCCAACGGGACCTAACTCTATATTTATTCTGTGCTGATTGCGTCGGTGTTCAATGGGGCCGCTCGTGAGTTCTTGACTTTGAGACGAAATATATGTAATTTGCTGCGGCGAAAAATGAGGGAACATATGCGCAGAGTTTTTGTAGTATTTGTCATGATGCTGTTTTTTGCACTTTTCTCCGCTTGCGGCAACCGGCGCAGTTCGATCACCGTGGCCGGCTCCACAGCTTTCCAACCCTTTGCGGAAAAGCTGGCCGATCAATTCATGGCCAACCGGCCCACAGCGAACATTATAGTGCAGGGCGGCGGCTCTGCAGTGGGCATTCAATCCACGCTGTCGGGAACAGCTCAGATCGGAATGGCTGATCTGGTCACCCTGCCTGAGGAGGCAAAGGAGCTGCAGGCTACTGAAGTGGCCTGGGACGGTATTGCGGTGGTGGTGCACCCGTCCAACCGCATCAACGACCTGACGATGGACCAGCTGCGCCGAATCTTCAGCGGCGTGATCCGTAATTGGAGCGATCTCGGCGGCAACGACGGCGTCATCACTGTTGTTTCGCGCGAGGCAGGATCGGGCACGCGCATTTCCTATGAGCAGATCGTCGGCGATCTTGTGTTGACCAAAGAGGCCATTATTCAGGATTCCAACGGCACCATTCGGGAGACCGTGGCCAATGATCCCAACGCCGTCGGTTATCTGTCGCACGGATTGCTTAATGAAAAAATCAAAGCGGTGACCATCGATGGGGTGGCGTGCACCAACGAAGCCATTCAAAGCAAACAGTACGCGCTGGCGCGCCCGATCTTTTTACTCACCCGCGGAGAGCTGTTGCCCGATACGCAGGCGTTTATCGATTATATTCTCTCCGCAGAAGGGCAACAGACCATCCAATCCAGCGGTCTCATTTCGGTCAAGTAAAGATCGCCATGAAAGCTTATCATTTGGGAGAAAAAGGCGTTCAAGTTATTTTGACCGCCATCGCTTTTTCTGCATTGTGCGGGCTGTTGCTGATTGCGCTGTTTATCCTCAAGGAGGGGCTGCCGTTTTTAATGCAGGTGGGCTTGAAGGATTTTATTCTGGCCCACGACTGGGAACCGCAGAGCGGTAAATTCGGCATCTATCCCATGATTATTGCCTCTCTGTGGGTGACGTTCGGCGC
It includes:
- a CDS encoding phosphate ABC transporter substrate-binding protein, producing MRRVFVVFVMMLFFALFSACGNRRSSITVAGSTAFQPFAEKLADQFMANRPTANIIVQGGGSAVGIQSTLSGTAQIGMADLVTLPEEAKELQATEVAWDGIAVVVHPSNRINDLTMDQLRRIFSGVIRNWSDLGGNDGVITVVSREAGSGTRISYEQIVGDLVLTKEAIIQDSNGTIRETVANDPNAVGYLSHGLLNEKIKAVTIDGVACTNEAIQSKQYALARPIFLLTRGELLPDTQAFIDYILSAEGQQTIQSSGLISVK